One part of the Candidatus Eremiobacteraceae bacterium genome encodes these proteins:
- a CDS encoding biopolymer transporter ExbD produces the protein MGLTSAKQDTDVMAEINITPFTDVLLVLLIIFMILAALAAPPGFQKELAKHAPPTPPKANNIQTHPIDVEVNAHNVVYIDGRRTSEARLYNDMATAIAYHKAHAAQGYLSHIALTADSAASYSTIIKILDAAREAGDDDVGFVTG, from the coding sequence ATGGGCCTGACATCAGCGAAGCAAGACACCGATGTGATGGCGGAGATCAACATCACTCCGTTCACGGACGTCTTGCTCGTGCTCCTCATCATCTTCATGATCCTCGCAGCCCTTGCGGCGCCGCCCGGATTCCAGAAGGAACTCGCCAAGCACGCGCCGCCCACGCCGCCAAAAGCGAACAATATTCAGACGCACCCGATCGACGTCGAAGTCAACGCGCATAACGTCGTGTACATCGACGGGCGCCGGACCAGCGAAGCGCGTCTGTACAACGACATGGCGACTGCCATCGCCTATCACAAAGCGCACGCGGCACAAGGCTATCTCAGCCACATCGCGCTGACGGCCGACTCAGCGGCGAGCTACTCGACGATCATCAAAATCCTCGACGCCGCCCGCGAAGCGGGCGATGATGACGTCGGCTTCGTGACCGGATAG
- a CDS encoding energy transducer TonB, with the protein MGSKLSPPLFSRRERYSLVLFSASFIAFSAIVHMMLGGASSGLFPKFTPQATPPPQIIVLDSPTPKPRLSPTPTPPPTPPPPTPSVTAPPAHIQPPIVRPSKNTTGSVEPQFSPQPMTTPFPETPTPSAPPIAPPTATPTAETVLPVKDSNFRYKATPSYPDVQMQEGVEGTVIVLVTIGPDGSLLDATIDQSSGNAALDAAALAAAHASLYTAPLRDGKPVTAEYRIVYEFKID; encoded by the coding sequence ATGGGCAGCAAACTTTCGCCACCACTTTTCTCGCGCCGCGAACGATATTCGCTCGTTCTGTTCTCGGCGAGCTTCATCGCGTTCTCCGCGATCGTTCACATGATGCTCGGCGGCGCAAGTTCAGGGTTGTTCCCGAAGTTCACACCGCAAGCAACACCGCCGCCGCAAATCATCGTCCTTGACTCTCCGACGCCGAAACCGCGGCTTAGTCCGACTCCGACACCGCCGCCAACGCCTCCGCCACCGACGCCAAGCGTCACCGCGCCGCCTGCGCACATACAGCCGCCCATAGTGCGACCGTCGAAGAACACGACCGGTTCAGTCGAACCGCAATTCTCGCCGCAGCCTATGACGACGCCGTTTCCCGAAACCCCAACACCGTCCGCGCCGCCCATCGCTCCGCCGACTGCGACGCCGACGGCCGAAACGGTGCTGCCGGTGAAGGACTCAAACTTCCGCTATAAAGCGACGCCGAGTTACCCGGATGTCCAAATGCAAGAGGGCGTCGAGGGAACCGTGATCGTGCTCGTCACGATCGGCCCGGATGGTTCGCTGCTGGATGCGACCATAGATCAGTCGTCGGGCAATGCGGCGCTGGATGCGGCCGCGCTTGCAGCTGCGCACGCAAGCTTGTATACCGCTCCCCTTCGTGACGGTAAGCCCGTGACGGCGGAGTACAGAATCGTATACGAGTTCAAGATCGATTGA
- a CDS encoding biopolymer transporter ExbD → MSLIGSGPEEDVMSTINITPFTDVLLVLLIIFMILTSLLKPPPVPLAFNKQKVTNSPLVIIINPKDEVQVGAEVIAKADLPQRMKDLFAQFQYSSNDDLIIKAAPTAKYGTVLTLMADAKAAGFNKFGLANKIIGAPDTNN, encoded by the coding sequence ATGTCGCTCATCGGCTCAGGACCCGAAGAAGATGTCATGTCCACCATCAACATCACGCCGTTCACCGACGTGCTGCTGGTCCTGCTGATCATCTTCATGATCCTCACCTCCCTGTTGAAACCGCCGCCGGTTCCGCTCGCGTTCAACAAACAGAAGGTCACGAACTCGCCGCTCGTGATCATCATCAATCCAAAAGACGAAGTCCAAGTCGGCGCCGAGGTCATCGCGAAAGCCGATCTGCCGCAGCGGATGAAAGACCTGTTCGCTCAGTTCCAGTACTCATCGAATGACGACCTCATCATCAAAGCGGCGCCCACCGCGAAGTACGGCACCGTGCTCACGCTGATGGCCGATGCAAAAGCAGCCGGATTCAATAAGTTCGGCTTGGCGAACAAGATCATCGGCGCGCCAGATACCAATAACTGA
- a CDS encoding energy transducer TonB, translating to MSISAGGPQTAKQTVPPLFTKREAYSVGILSFAFIAASVLVHFGVGGWAETMFPKFKVEATPPPQIVTVQTMVHTPRPTPKPTPTPPPTPTPPPPKNTPEPVRIKLNVVKQNTDTSASGPAEAAYTPPPVGNEQGVPTAVPTVAPTVAPTEAPPQGPIDVTDASLAYKATLDYPQIAQDQGIQGTAIVLLTIGADGTLVDATIATSSGNALLDQAALKYVHECRYKPYIVNGKPVQQQYKFVVEFKLDG from the coding sequence GTGTCGATCTCAGCCGGCGGCCCGCAAACCGCAAAGCAAACGGTCCCGCCGCTTTTCACAAAGCGTGAGGCATATTCGGTCGGCATCTTGTCGTTCGCGTTTATCGCTGCGTCCGTGCTCGTCCACTTCGGCGTCGGCGGCTGGGCCGAGACGATGTTCCCGAAGTTCAAAGTCGAGGCCACGCCGCCGCCGCAGATCGTGACTGTCCAGACAATGGTCCACACACCGCGGCCCACGCCGAAACCCACGCCCACGCCGCCGCCAACTCCCACGCCGCCGCCGCCGAAGAACACGCCGGAACCGGTGCGCATCAAACTGAACGTCGTGAAGCAGAACACGGACACGTCGGCGAGCGGACCTGCTGAAGCGGCGTACACGCCGCCGCCGGTCGGAAACGAGCAAGGCGTACCCACCGCAGTGCCGACCGTTGCCCCCACGGTCGCTCCCACCGAGGCGCCGCCGCAAGGTCCGATCGATGTCACGGACGCGTCGCTTGCCTATAAAGCCACGCTCGACTATCCGCAAATCGCTCAGGATCAGGGCATTCAAGGGACCGCCATCGTCCTGCTCACGATCGGCGCTGACGGAACCCTTGTGGACGCCACCATCGCGACTTCATCCGGCAACGCGCTGCTGGATCAGGCCGCGTTGAAGTACGTGCACGAATGCCGTTACAAGCCGTATATCGTGAACGGCAAGCCGGTTCAGCAGCAGTATAAGTTTGTCGTGGAGTTCAAGCTCGACGGCTAA
- a CDS encoding MotA/TolQ/ExbB proton channel family protein, which translates to MDSSNPFTGFLDFLNHGGPAMWALLVLSVLSVGIVFERLFFFSKQHSNPSQLLRDIGDRVSKDDIKGAIAVCDRERGMLPKILQFGLFRHEKSRADISDALSIALLEQLNTLEANLSIIGTVAVIAPFVGLFGTVLGIIRAFNDIALKGNSTPAVVAAGVSEALVTTAAGLAVAVVAVIFFNYFKSRIKAYNQEMIVSANKLAEMLHFHNSGAPIPTELYRPTGSSARPNSTPAPSPKPAGPGSN; encoded by the coding sequence ATGGATAGCAGCAATCCGTTCACCGGTTTTCTAGATTTTCTCAATCACGGCGGCCCGGCCATGTGGGCCCTGCTCGTGCTCTCCGTGCTCTCGGTCGGCATCGTCTTCGAGCGGCTGTTCTTCTTCTCGAAGCAGCACTCGAATCCGAGCCAACTGTTGCGCGACATCGGCGACCGGGTGTCGAAGGACGACATCAAGGGCGCCATCGCGGTCTGCGACCGCGAGCGGGGCATGCTGCCCAAGATCCTGCAGTTCGGTCTGTTCCGGCACGAGAAGAGCCGCGCCGATATCTCAGACGCGCTCTCGATCGCGTTGCTCGAGCAGCTGAACACGCTCGAAGCGAACCTCTCGATCATCGGCACGGTCGCCGTCATCGCGCCGTTCGTCGGATTGTTCGGAACGGTGCTCGGCATCATCCGCGCGTTCAACGACATCGCGCTCAAAGGCAATTCAACGCCGGCCGTCGTGGCGGCAGGTGTGTCGGAAGCCCTTGTGACCACGGCTGCAGGCTTGGCCGTCGCCGTCGTCGCCGTGATCTTCTTCAACTACTTCAAGTCGCGAATCAAGGCGTACAATCAGGAGATGATCGTCTCGGCTAACAAACTCGCCGAGATGCTGCACTTCCACAATTCCGGCGCGCCGATACCCACCGAATTGTATCGGCCCACCGGTTCGTCTGCCCGCCCGAATTCCACGCCGGCGCCTTCGCCGAAACCCGCCGGACCGGGCTCGAACTAG